From Candidatus Electrothrix rattekaaiensis, one genomic window encodes:
- the ispD gene encoding 2-C-methyl-D-erythritol 4-phosphate cytidylyltransferase, with amino-acid sequence MLDNNIHSVAAIIPAAGVGTRMGADIPKQFLELAGEPVLVRTLRVFLAHPAIDLIMLILPPLHLETGKDQLIPFLSKEEQSRIMYVAGGDTRQHSVQNGIKALPASIERIFVHDGARPLVKGEIIDRCLAGIEEHGAVIAAVPVKDTLKEVEEVEGGIEIIGTVDRSQLWQAQTPQAMDLHLLERAYEYAEATEFIGTDESSLLEHAGVSVSVVMGSEENIKITRPEDLRIAATLLRENQEGETAMRIGHGFDAHRLVEGRKLILGGVEIPYALGLAGHSDADVLVHALMDALLGALGAGDIGRHFPDTDEQYRGADSLKLLERVMGLVRTKKMHLGNADITVVCQQPKLAPYLETMQKNLAAVCGVTTEQVNIKATTTEEMGYTGRGEGITAHAVVLLTETV; translated from the coding sequence ATGCTTGATAATAATATACATTCCGTCGCCGCTATTATCCCGGCGGCAGGTGTCGGCACCCGAATGGGAGCCGACATCCCGAAACAATTTCTTGAACTGGCTGGCGAGCCTGTCCTGGTTCGCACCTTGCGGGTTTTTCTTGCCCACCCGGCCATTGACCTGATTATGTTGATCCTTCCTCCTCTACATCTTGAAACCGGCAAAGATCAACTTATTCCCTTTCTGAGCAAAGAAGAACAGAGCAGGATTATGTATGTGGCTGGGGGCGACACCCGTCAGCACTCGGTCCAGAACGGGATCAAAGCCCTGCCTGCTTCTATTGAGCGGATTTTTGTCCATGATGGGGCGCGGCCTCTGGTCAAAGGGGAGATTATTGATAGATGCCTTGCAGGCATTGAGGAGCATGGGGCTGTGATCGCGGCTGTGCCGGTCAAGGATACCTTGAAAGAGGTTGAGGAGGTCGAAGGCGGCATAGAGATCATAGGAACTGTTGATCGCTCGCAACTGTGGCAGGCCCAGACCCCGCAGGCTATGGATCTGCATCTGCTGGAGCGTGCCTATGAATATGCGGAAGCCACTGAATTTATCGGCACGGACGAGTCCTCTCTGCTGGAACATGCCGGGGTTTCGGTGAGCGTGGTTATGGGCAGTGAAGAGAATATCAAGATTACCCGACCAGAGGATCTGCGGATTGCTGCCACTCTGCTCCGGGAGAATCAGGAAGGAGAGACAGCAATGCGGATAGGACATGGTTTTGATGCTCATAGATTGGTGGAAGGGCGCAAGCTTATTCTCGGCGGGGTGGAAATTCCCTATGCGCTGGGTCTGGCGGGTCATTCTGATGCTGATGTTTTGGTTCATGCCCTGATGGATGCTCTGCTCGGTGCGCTGGGTGCTGGCGATATCGGACGGCATTTCCCGGATACCGATGAACAGTATCGGGGTGCGGACAGTCTCAAGTTGCTCGAACGGGTCATGGGGCTGGTCAGGACGAAAAAGATGCACTTGGGTAACGCGGATATCACGGTGGTCTGCCAGCAGCCCAAGCTTGCTCCTTATCTGGAAACTATGCAAAAGAATCTTGCTGCTGTTTGTGGAGTTACGACGGAGCAGGTAAATATTAAGGCTACCACTACTGAGGAGATGGGCTATACCGGGCGGGGTGAGGGGATTACTGCCCATGCGGTGGTGTTGCTTACCGAAACAGTATGA
- the tsaA gene encoding tRNA (N6-threonylcarbamoyladenosine(37)-N6)-methyltransferase TrmO: MQYTIEQIGIIHSPYAGKEACPVQGRAAPEGIGRVEVFLEYEEALETIETFSHIFLFYRFDRAGEIQLSRPTFLDDAPHGVFASRHPCRPNSIGMSIVRLEARKGNILEVSEIDILDKTPLLDIKPYIPRFDYRQDASNGWVEGKAWRDKPEGRE; this comes from the coding sequence ATGCAATATACAATAGAACAAATCGGGATCATCCACTCTCCCTATGCTGGCAAAGAAGCCTGCCCGGTCCAGGGCAGAGCAGCCCCTGAAGGCATCGGCAGGGTTGAGGTGTTCCTGGAATATGAAGAAGCCTTGGAAACCATTGAGACCTTCTCGCATATCTTTCTCTTCTACCGGTTTGATCGAGCCGGGGAAATACAATTATCCCGCCCCACCTTTCTTGACGATGCCCCGCACGGGGTCTTTGCCTCCCGCCATCCCTGCCGACCAAACAGTATCGGTATGTCCATTGTCCGCCTTGAAGCAAGAAAAGGGAATATCCTGGAAGTGAGTGAAATTGATATCTTGGATAAAACGCCACTTCTTGATATAAAACCTTATATACCCAGATTTGATTATCGGCAGGACGCAAGTAACGGCTGGGTTGAGGGAAAGGCGTGGCGGGATAAACCGGAAGGCCGAGAGTAA
- a CDS encoding ribonuclease HI family protein, translating to MSQPYLDRAALAAVLGEQLPDAILAKLFPDYALAEVRAVLRGAKKTAGPVAITSSPAQQQSLFAEPVAGSVSTCKLFTDGASRGNPGEAGAGSVLFDGDGGELAARSLYLGQCTNNVAEYKALIMGLQSVLELDCGKVEIFLDSQLIVRQIQGQYKVKHPALKPLFEEVKGLLAKVNNWSIAHVPREQNKRADELANRGIDEKAA from the coding sequence ATGTCTCAACCTTATTTGGACAGGGCCGCTCTTGCAGCAGTTCTGGGGGAACAGTTACCGGATGCGATTCTGGCAAAGCTGTTCCCTGACTATGCTCTTGCAGAGGTACGCGCTGTTTTACGAGGTGCAAAGAAGACAGCAGGCCCGGTTGCGATTACCTCTTCTCCTGCTCAGCAGCAAAGCCTGTTTGCTGAACCAGTTGCCGGTTCCGTTTCGACCTGCAAACTTTTTACCGACGGTGCCTCTCGGGGGAATCCGGGAGAAGCCGGGGCCGGGAGTGTTCTTTTCGACGGAGACGGCGGGGAGCTTGCGGCTCGGTCGCTTTATCTCGGTCAATGCACCAATAATGTGGCCGAGTACAAGGCCTTGATTATGGGGCTGCAATCCGTTCTTGAATTGGACTGCGGCAAGGTGGAGATCTTTCTTGATTCGCAATTGATTGTCCGCCAGATTCAGGGACAGTACAAGGTCAAACATCCGGCCCTGAAGCCCCTGTTTGAGGAGGTGAAAGGGCTGCTCGCCAAGGTAAATAATTGGTCAATTGCCCATGTGCCTCGGGAGCAGAATAAGCGGGCGGATGAGTTGGCGAACCGGGGGATTGATGAAAAGGCAGCCTGA
- a CDS encoding C4-type zinc ribbon domain-containing protein, with amino-acid sequence MKEDISVLIALQELDTELSGFDRKIEEKKQELVEREQAIAEKEALAGQCREKAAELEQSRRDIKAGSEDAAERIKDRQSKMMQVQTSREHQALLKEIEEAKKTIKDSEEQQLQVMEQVEAEEAKAKELENLCTGEKKLLAEETGKVDKAIEKLNGRRLAVQDKRDKLAKKVSSSWVKRYDKLLKKRDGLAVVQVIDAVCQGCFMTIPPQKYNDICLGEQIFTCPTCQRTLYYLPPSDEDDT; translated from the coding sequence TTGAAAGAAGATATCAGCGTGCTTATAGCCCTGCAGGAACTTGATACGGAACTTTCTGGATTTGACCGGAAAATTGAGGAAAAGAAACAGGAACTGGTAGAGCGCGAGCAGGCCATCGCCGAGAAAGAAGCTCTTGCCGGGCAATGCCGGGAAAAAGCGGCGGAGCTGGAGCAGAGCCGACGTGATATCAAGGCGGGCAGCGAGGATGCGGCGGAACGCATTAAGGATCGCCAGAGCAAGATGATGCAGGTGCAGACCAGCCGGGAGCATCAGGCCTTGCTGAAAGAGATCGAAGAGGCGAAGAAAACGATCAAGGATTCGGAAGAACAGCAGCTTCAGGTGATGGAGCAGGTGGAGGCGGAAGAGGCCAAAGCAAAAGAGCTGGAGAATCTTTGTACAGGAGAAAAAAAGCTTCTTGCCGAGGAAACCGGCAAGGTTGACAAGGCGATTGAAAAGCTTAACGGGCGGCGTTTGGCTGTGCAGGATAAACGCGATAAGCTTGCCAAAAAGGTCTCGTCCTCATGGGTAAAACGCTATGATAAATTACTCAAGAAACGTGATGGGCTTGCTGTTGTTCAGGTCATTGATGCTGTTTGTCAGGGTTGTTTTATGACTATCCCGCCCCAGAAGTATAATGATATTTGTCTGGGAGAGCAGATCTTCACTTGCCCGACCTGCCAGCGTACCCTGTATTATCTGCCGCCGTCTGATGAAGACGATACCTGA
- a CDS encoding Nif3-like dinuclear metal center hexameric protein, translating to MPLFLFIVVKVQNILNILQGIAPFDLAQSWDNVGLLVGSPDGRVSSILLALDPTTALIAEAEQCNAELIITHHPALFHPLKSLRSDRPSEKFLHAAVRTGIHVIACHTNLDAAYGGVNDVLAQLLNLEKTVPLLPDGGECSGKETGLGRVGVLTEPVSPESFLERLYTVLSPPWLLEAGSRPETVSKVAVCGGSCSDISATALEAGADVFITSEVKHDVARWAEEAGFWLIDGGHFATEYPAMEGLRQLLVERLEAFGMAVQVQCVRQEPPLRLAAGKSG from the coding sequence GTGCCTCTTTTTCTTTTTATTGTGGTAAAAGTTCAGAATATACTCAATATTCTTCAGGGAATCGCGCCGTTCGACCTTGCTCAGTCCTGGGATAATGTCGGTTTGCTTGTCGGCAGTCCTGACGGGCGAGTGTCCTCGATTCTTCTTGCCTTGGACCCAACCACGGCTCTGATTGCCGAGGCTGAGCAATGCAATGCCGAACTTATCATCACCCATCATCCTGCTCTTTTTCACCCTTTGAAAAGCCTGCGTTCGGATCGTCCCTCGGAAAAATTTCTTCATGCCGCTGTGCGGACGGGGATACATGTCATCGCTTGCCATACCAATCTTGATGCGGCCTATGGCGGGGTGAATGATGTGTTAGCGCAGCTGCTTAACTTGGAGAAAACAGTTCCTCTGTTGCCGGACGGTGGGGAGTGCAGCGGGAAAGAGACCGGATTAGGCAGGGTAGGGGTACTCACGGAACCAGTTTCTCCGGAGAGCTTTCTGGAACGACTGTATACAGTGCTTTCACCTCCTTGGTTGCTGGAAGCTGGGTCGCGACCTGAGACGGTGAGCAAGGTCGCGGTGTGCGGCGGATCCTGCTCTGATATTTCTGCGACAGCCTTGGAGGCTGGAGCTGATGTGTTTATCACCTCTGAAGTGAAGCATGATGTAGCCCGGTGGGCTGAAGAGGCCGGGTTCTGGCTGATCGACGGCGGTCATTTTGCCACAGAATATCCGGCAATGGAAGGACTGCGACAGTTGCTTGTTGAGAGGCTGGAAGCCTTTGGTATGGCGGTGCAGGTGCAGTGCGTACGGCAGGAGCCTCCACTGCGCTTGGCAGCAGGAAAGAGTGGCTGA
- a CDS encoding YqaA family protein: protein MEMKEENKGQEFSSEKKEKPGLIRRMYDWMLSWADSRYGLHALVIISFAESSFFPIPPDVLLIALVLGASTRWYKFAFWCTLASVVGGLAGYGIGVFGWETIGQWIVQHIAHMNLTEVNGRMDIALPAYLVSGMGSSLGGEYLFQVYDHWNAWIVFVFGLTPLPYKLVTITAGVARVNLPVFLVASILSRALRFFLVAWILSKWGDPARRFIDRYFNLLTIAFIVLLVGGFLVLKLVM, encoded by the coding sequence ATGGAGATGAAGGAAGAAAATAAGGGGCAGGAATTCAGCTCTGAAAAGAAAGAAAAGCCCGGCCTCATACGTCGCATGTATGATTGGATGCTGAGCTGGGCAGACAGTCGCTATGGGCTCCATGCTCTGGTTATTATTTCGTTTGCCGAGTCCAGCTTTTTCCCCATTCCTCCTGATGTGTTGCTGATTGCTTTGGTGCTCGGAGCAAGTACCCGTTGGTATAAGTTTGCCTTTTGGTGTACCTTGGCCTCGGTGGTTGGTGGCCTAGCCGGTTATGGAATAGGGGTGTTCGGTTGGGAGACGATCGGGCAATGGATTGTTCAGCATATTGCTCACATGAATCTGACGGAAGTCAATGGCCGCATGGATATTGCGCTGCCAGCCTATCTTGTCTCCGGTATGGGCAGTTCCTTGGGCGGCGAGTACCTGTTTCAGGTCTATGATCATTGGAATGCCTGGATTGTCTTTGTCTTTGGCCTGACCCCGCTACCCTATAAGCTGGTCACCATTACCGCTGGCGTGGCCCGAGTCAACCTGCCTGTTTTTTTGGTTGCCTCAATCCTTTCCCGGGCCTTGCGTTTTTTCTTGGTCGCCTGGATTCTCAGTAAATGGGGAGATCCTGCTCGTCGTTTTATTGATCGCTATTTTAATCTGCTGACCATTGCCTTTATTGTTTTGTTGGTTGGAGGATTTTTAGTTTTAAAGCTGGTTATGTAG
- a CDS encoding protein-L-isoaspartate(D-aspartate) O-methyltransferase: MSARAFSIHRQRMMDTLIERGIQDPATLRAMTEVPRHQFVEDAMQARSYGDFPLPIGSNQTISQPFVVAKMTQALQLKGHERVLEIGTGSGYQAAVLSRLCKRVYTVERIHSLLGRARKVFDQLHYYNIISCIDDGTVGWPDQAPFDAVLVTAGGPKIPEPLIEQLADPGRMVMPVGTQEEQELQLLEKRNRRIRMQSIGHVRFVNLIGEHGWRE, encoded by the coding sequence GTGAGTGCAAGGGCTTTTTCTATTCATCGGCAGCGAATGATGGACACGCTTATTGAGCGTGGCATTCAGGATCCTGCGACGCTGCGTGCCATGACCGAAGTGCCTCGGCATCAGTTTGTTGAAGATGCCATGCAGGCCCGATCCTACGGGGATTTCCCCCTGCCTATTGGTTCTAATCAGACTATTTCACAGCCCTTTGTTGTTGCCAAAATGACGCAGGCCCTCCAGCTTAAAGGGCACGAGCGTGTGCTGGAAATCGGAACCGGGTCTGGCTATCAGGCTGCGGTGCTTTCTCGCCTCTGTAAGCGGGTGTACACGGTCGAGCGAATCCATTCCCTGCTGGGGCGTGCGCGCAAGGTCTTTGATCAATTACATTATTATAATATTATTTCCTGCATAGATGATGGTACTGTCGGCTGGCCTGATCAGGCCCCTTTTGATGCGGTCTTGGTAACGGCGGGTGGCCCGAAAATTCCCGAGCCTCTGATAGAGCAGTTGGCAGATCCGGGGAGAATGGTCATGCCGGTGGGGACGCAGGAAGAGCAGGAATTGCAACTTCTGGAGAAGCGCAACAGAAGAATTCGGATGCAATCTATCGGGCATGTTCGCTTTGTCAACCTGATAGGGGAACATGGCTGGAGAGAATAA
- the msbA gene encoding lipid A export permease/ATP-binding protein MsbA, with protein sequence MKKRCSSMTNKTILIRLYQVLQPYRKKLFISMLAMIVVAGFNAAQAYMVKPLLDEIFLHKKKEWLVILPVALLAIFFVKGIFYFIYSYLLEWIGQCVIKDLRNSIYSHINDLSMGFFHKNSTGELISRIMNDVSMLQGSVSHALIHLLRDFFTVCGLLGVIFYMDWRLAFVSLIFIPMAAVPIVVFGKKFRRISTSYQQGMGEASDFLNETIRGARIVKAFCMEDHEKKLFNQKMQYLFDTLMKETKFRSLSHPLIEFLGGIGMALILWFGGMQVLAGNSTPGTFMSFLTALVMLYEPVKGVSKINSTIQSGMAAAVRVFHLLDIDPEIKEKTNSTVLPRFHNAIEFDKVTFSYDKEEPVLRDIQLKIVQGEILAVVGPSGGGKTTLASLIPRFHDVSQGAVRIDGHDIRNLTLHSLRNQIALVTQQTILFNDTVRNNIGYGSPNCTEEEIRQAAEAAFALEFIEALPKGFDTVIGESGTRLSGGQRQRISIARAILKDAPILVLDEATSALDTESERKVQKALDNLMKNRTTLVIAHRLSTIKNADRIIVMQDGRLVEEGSHENLLEQHGVYEGLYTMQYADR encoded by the coding sequence ATGAAAAAACGATGTTCTTCCATGACAAATAAAACCATACTCATCCGCCTGTACCAGGTACTACAACCGTACAGGAAAAAGCTGTTTATCTCCATGCTGGCAATGATTGTTGTTGCCGGTTTCAATGCGGCCCAGGCTTACATGGTCAAGCCGCTACTTGATGAAATATTCTTACACAAAAAAAAAGAATGGCTGGTTATTCTACCCGTTGCCCTGCTCGCTATTTTTTTCGTCAAAGGGATTTTTTATTTTATCTATTCCTATCTCCTTGAATGGATTGGGCAATGCGTGATCAAAGATTTGCGCAACAGCATCTATAGCCATATCAATGACCTGTCTATGGGGTTCTTCCATAAGAATTCCACCGGCGAGCTGATATCCAGGATCATGAATGATGTCAGCATGCTTCAGGGATCCGTCTCCCACGCCCTGATTCATCTGCTGCGAGATTTTTTTACTGTCTGCGGCCTGCTCGGCGTTATTTTTTATATGGACTGGCGGCTGGCCTTTGTCTCTTTGATCTTCATTCCTATGGCTGCGGTTCCTATCGTGGTCTTCGGGAAAAAATTTCGCCGTATCAGCACCAGCTACCAGCAGGGTATGGGCGAGGCCAGCGATTTTCTCAATGAGACCATCCGTGGGGCCAGAATCGTCAAGGCCTTCTGCATGGAAGACCACGAAAAGAAACTGTTTAATCAAAAGATGCAGTATCTTTTTGACACCCTAATGAAGGAAACCAAATTCCGCAGCCTTTCTCATCCTCTGATTGAATTCCTTGGCGGTATTGGCATGGCCTTAATCCTCTGGTTCGGGGGCATGCAGGTACTGGCTGGAAATTCAACACCGGGTACTTTTATGTCCTTTTTGACCGCCTTGGTTATGCTTTATGAACCGGTCAAGGGCGTAAGCAAGATCAACTCGACGATTCAGTCCGGGATGGCCGCAGCAGTTCGTGTCTTTCACCTGCTCGACATAGATCCCGAGATCAAAGAAAAAACGAACAGTACAGTACTACCCCGTTTTCATAATGCCATTGAGTTTGACAAGGTCACCTTTTCCTATGATAAGGAAGAACCCGTGCTCCGAGATATCCAGCTCAAGATTGTTCAAGGAGAAATCCTGGCCGTTGTCGGCCCGTCGGGCGGAGGGAAGACGACCTTGGCCAGCCTCATTCCCCGGTTTCACGATGTAAGCCAGGGAGCTGTGCGTATTGACGGTCATGATATTCGGAACTTGACCCTGCACTCTCTGCGAAACCAGATCGCGCTGGTAACCCAGCAGACCATCCTGTTCAACGATACCGTGCGCAATAACATCGGCTACGGCAGCCCGAACTGCACTGAGGAAGAGATCCGACAGGCCGCTGAGGCCGCCTTTGCCCTGGAATTTATCGAGGCCCTACCCAAAGGTTTTGACACCGTGATCGGTGAATCAGGAACCCGCCTTTCCGGGGGCCAACGCCAGCGGATCTCCATTGCCCGCGCTATCCTCAAAGATGCCCCGATCCTAGTGCTGGACGAGGCCACCTCGGCCCTGGACACGGAATCAGAACGCAAGGTCCAAAAGGCCCTAGACAACCTGATGAAAAACCGAACCACTCTTGTGATCGCTCACCGCCTCTCCACGATCAAGAATGCCGACCGAATCATTGTCATGCAGGACGGTCGTCTGGTGGAAGAGGGAAGCCATGAGAACCTTTTGGAGCAACATGGTGTCTATGAAGGTTTGTACACCATGCAGTATGCCGACAGATAA